GCAGCGGCGCCAATTCCACCTGCCGCCGCGCAGCCCGTCGCGGCATCGCCCTCGCCTTACGCGCCGGCTGCACCGGTCTCCACATCACCGCCGGTGCAAGGCAACTCAACTGAAGCGCCGGCCAGCGATTTGCCGGATGAGCCATTGGATGAATCGTCGGACAATAAAGAACAGCCTTCGACGATCACTCTGCAAGCGCCTTGGCCTGACGAACCAGAAGACCGGCCGCGAGACACCGGCGTTGTCAGCGGTGAAAGCATCGGCGCACGCTTGGCAAGGGAGGCCCAAGAGCGCAGGCAGGCGGACCGCGAGGCGCGCGACGAGCGACGTCGGAAAGAAGATGAGGAACGTCGCCGGCGAATGGAGGGGGCACAGGGAGGCGGGCAAGCGCATACTCCGCCCCCTTCGCACATTCCTGGTCAGCCAAGGTTTCCAGCGAGGCCACCGCAACTGGGTTCACACCGAATCACCGGGCCCGAAGCAACTTCGCCAGTTGATCAGGAAGTAGAGTACGTTGCTACCCAATACACTCCGCCGCAGGAAAACCGCCGACCGTTTCGCCGCAGCCGTTTCGCCGCAGCTGTCGGGCTGCTCGTCACGGGTTTGCACCTCCTCTACGCGTCGATGCTCAATCCGCACGGCTTGAAAGATGGACGCGTCACCCGCCATCTGGTCGACGCAATCGGTACTCCAGGCGCGCGCATTCTCTGTCTACTCGGAGGCGTGGTAGCCGTGGCTTTCGGCGCGCTGGTCTTGTTCTTGAACCTGCAGATGCTGGGAGTCGTGTAGCGCTACACGACGAGAAAGTCCAAGAGCGCTCGCAAGCACAAGCCCAGGGAAGGCCCTCGGAGATTCAGCTATCCCCGATAACTTCGGTGGCCTTCCCTGGGCTTAGCGAGATCGACAATTCCTCACGCGGAGGCCGCCACTACCGCCGCGCTCGCGGATGTTTCAGCGGCAACCAAGCCCCGCCTTGCTTGCTGCTCTCGACGCATTGCTGGATGAAGTACATCCCTTCGACGCCGTCGTTCACGTTGGGATAGAGCGTGTTCGTCTTCTCGAACGGCTTGCCGCTGGCGCGCTCGACCATCGCGTCGTAAGCCGCGCGGTAAACGTTGCCGAAGGCTTCGAGATAGCCCTCGGGATGCCCGCTCGGGATGCGGCAGGACGCTTTGGTGATGTCGGCAATGAACGGCGCGTTGGGGTCGCGGGTGTAAATCGCATGTGGCTGGCCGTTGCGGCGGAAGAACATTTGGTTCGGATTTTCCTGCGCCCAGAAGAGCGAACCCTTGGTGCCGTCGATCTCGATGGTGACGTCGTTTTCGCGACCATGCGTGATCTGCGAGGCGGTCACCGTGCCGAGTGCGCCGTTTTCCATGCGAATCACCGCGTGGCCGTAGTCGTCGAGCTTGCGTCCTTGCTCGAAGGTTTTCAAATGGCAGCTCACGTCGCCTGGCAGCAGGCCGGTCATGAATCGCGCCAGGTTGTAGGCGTGCGTGGCGATATCGCCGAAGCAGCCGGCCGCGCCACTCTTCGAGGGATCGGTCCGCCAGGCCGCCTGCTTCTGGTCGGACGCTTCCAACCGCGTGCGCAGCCAGCCTTGGATGTAGTTGGAACGAAAGGCATTGATCTCCCCCAACTCGCCGTTGAGGATCATGTCGC
This Planctomycetia bacterium DNA region includes the following protein-coding sequences:
- a CDS encoding Gfo/Idh/MocA family oxidoreductase — encoded protein: MSTNGALNRKLRMALVGGGQGAFIGRVHCTAAVLDNRAALVAGALSSNPEKAKASAADYDIAPDRAYGSYQELLEKEKALPADKRIDFVSVATPNHTHFEIAKAAVQAGFNVMCDKPMTFDLAQAEELAKIVDGSGVVFAVTHNYTGNPLVRQARDMILNGELGEINAFRSNYIQGWLRTRLEASDQKQAAWRTDPSKSGAAGCFGDIATHAYNLARFMTGLLPGDVSCHLKTFEQGRKLDDYGHAVIRMENGALGTVTASQITHGRENDVTIEIDGTKGSLFWAQENPNQMFFRRNGQPHAIYTRDPNAPFIADITKASCRIPSGHPEGYLEAFGNVYRAAYDAMVERASGKPFEKTNTLYPNVNDGVEGMYFIQQCVESSKQGGAWLPLKHPRARR